Proteins from a genomic interval of Rhodospirillaceae bacterium:
- a CDS encoding thymidylate synthase, with amino-acid sequence MQQYLELMRHIRDEGVEKGDRTGTGTRSVFGHQMRFDLGAGFPLVTTKKLHLRSIIHELLWFLRGDTNIKYLNDNGVSIWDDWADENGDLGPVYGSQWRSWPTSDGSHVDQITQLVNQLRDNPNSRRLIVSAWNVEHIESMALPPCHCLFQFYVAEGRLSCQLYQRSADVFLGVPFNIASYALLTLMLAQVSGLAPGEFIHTFGDAHLYINHMEQTDLQLTREPFPLPKMVLKSDVQDIFGFTFDDFELKDYQSHPHISAPVAV; translated from the coding sequence AAGGCGTGGAAAAAGGTGACCGTACGGGGACTGGAACCCGAAGCGTCTTCGGTCATCAAATGCGTTTTGATCTGGGAGCGGGTTTTCCCCTCGTGACCACCAAAAAACTTCACCTGCGGTCGATCATCCACGAGCTGCTTTGGTTCTTGAGGGGTGATACCAATATTAAATATCTGAACGACAATGGGGTTTCCATCTGGGATGATTGGGCCGATGAAAACGGTGATTTAGGCCCGGTTTATGGCTCTCAATGGCGGTCTTGGCCAACGTCGGACGGCAGTCATGTCGATCAAATCACTCAACTTGTGAACCAGCTCCGCGACAATCCCAATTCACGCCGCCTTATTGTAAGTGCCTGGAATGTTGAACATATCGAGTCGATGGCCTTGCCGCCGTGCCACTGTCTGTTCCAGTTCTACGTTGCCGAGGGCCGTTTGTCGTGCCAACTCTACCAACGAAGTGCGGATGTATTTTTAGGAGTGCCGTTCAACATTGCCTCCTATGCTCTGCTGACGTTGATGTTGGCCCAAGTCAGCGGCTTGGCACCCGGCGAGTTCATTCACACCTTCGGCGATGCTCACCTGTATATAAATCATATGGAACAGACGGATTTACAATTGACGCGGGAGCCGTTTCCTCTGCCGAAAATGGTGCTGAAGTCTGACGTTCAGGACATCTTCGGATTTACGTTCGACGACTTTGAATTAAAAGACTATCAGTCCCACCCTCACATTTCTGCGCCGGTCGCGGTGTAA
- a CDS encoding dihydrofolate reductase — MRISIIVAMGENRVIGFGGTMPWHIPGDLKYFKEKTMGKPVIMGRRTFQSIGKPLPGRTNIILSRDQSFYADGVTIAHDRKEALAVAEQAIGGDDEIMIIGGAKVYTHFAELTERIYLTQIHAKPDGDTFFHDFDLNQWVEFSREDHDGDPSYSFIVLDRPPT, encoded by the coding sequence ATGCGCATATCCATCATCGTCGCGATGGGTGAAAACCGGGTGATAGGATTCGGCGGGACGATGCCTTGGCATATACCTGGTGACCTTAAGTATTTTAAGGAAAAAACCATGGGAAAGCCGGTCATCATGGGCCGCCGGACATTTCAATCGATTGGCAAGCCCTTGCCAGGGCGGACCAACATTATTTTAAGCCGGGATCAATCGTTTTACGCAGACGGGGTGACGATTGCGCACGATCGGAAAGAAGCGTTAGCGGTGGCCGAGCAGGCTATAGGCGGAGACGATGAAATCATGATTATCGGCGGGGCAAAGGTTTACACTCATTTTGCGGAGCTTACCGAGCGGATTTATCTAACCCAAATTCACGCAAAACCAGATGGAGACACCTTTTTCCATGATTTTGATCTTAACCAATGGGTCGAATTCAGCCGAGAAGATCACGACGGCGATCCATCCTATAGCTTTATCGTTTTAGACAGACCGCCTACATAA